The genomic DNA AGCTGAGCGAGGGTGAAGGAACGAAGGTCGGTCATTCCGGTTTGGCTCTGACGTTGAGGACCAAGCCGACCATGATGTAGCTCAGGAGCAGCGAGGAGCCGCCATAGCTTGTGAATGGCAGGGCGATACCGGTAATCGGCAGGAGTCCGAGGAGCATGCCGATGTTGACAAATACCTGACCGGCGAAAACCGTCGCGCACCCGATACAGAGCAACGAGTCAAAGCGGTCGCGCGTGGAGGAGGCTACCAGTAGAAACCGGTAGACGAGCAGCCCGAACAGAGAGAGCAGAATGACACTGCCCAGGAAACCGAACTCTTCCCCTATACAGGAGAAAACGAAGTCGGTATGTCGGTTGGGCAGAAAACCAAGCCGATTCTGGCTACCGCGTAGAAAACCCTTGCCGAGAAAACGGCCGGAGCCAATCGCAATGCGGGACTGGATGGCGTTCCAGCCGACGCCGTGCGGGTCAAGCCAGGGCGCTAGAAAGCTACGGATGCGGTCAACCTGGTATTCTCGAAGCAGGCGCAGGGAGAGGGGTGAAAGCAGACCGAAGAAAACGCTCGTCGCAAGTGCAATCAGGCTGCGGAAGAGGCTTGTGCGCCGCAGCATGACGATGGCAAGGAGAATGAATAATGGTATCCAGATGTACAGCGAGAATCCGGCGGCAAACGACAGGAGTGGGGTATAGAGCAGAAGAATGTGACGAGCGCTGAGTCCGTTCCAGTATAGCATCGCAGCCAGGACTAGGCTGAGTAGGATAGCTGTTGACAGGTCCGGTTCGGCAAGTACGAGCAGAGCCGGTGCCAGACAGATGAGGACGGGTAGGAGAAGACTACGGAACGTGAACTGAGTCTCGCGCTGGGCCGAGAGGTGTTTGGCGAGCATGAGGACAGCGGCGAGCTTGGCATACTCCGACGGCTGCAGTGCCACCGGCCCGATCATGAACCAACGGTTGGAGCCAGAACCTGTACCAAAGAAAAGCACGAGCGCAAGCAGGGCGAGTCCCAGAGCGTAGGCCGCCTCGGCCAGCCCGAGTAGATATCGGCGGGGTATGAAGTACGCGCCCAGAAATCCGGCGACAGCAACGGGTAGGAACAGCAGCTGACGAACAAGATAGTGGATGCCGCCAGTAGAGTAGATTGCAAGCATGCCGAATGCTGTCAGCAGGATAGTCGGCAGAACTATTCTTAGGTCAATCCGATTCATTGTCTGCGCTGGCATCAGAGTCAAGGGAGGCTTGAATCAGCCGGCTGGCGATCGGTGCAGCTACAGTACCACCGTGGCCGGCGTTCTCGACCAATACCGCGAAGACGACCTGCGGGTCGTCGGCCGGAGCATAGCCGACGAACCAAGCATGGTCAGCTCCAGGATTCTGAGCGGTGCCGGTCTTGCCTGCGATGGGTATCTCTTTAAGTTGGGCGGTACGAGCAGTACCGTAGGTCACAACCCGTTCAAGCGCCCGCTTGACCAACTTTAGGTCATTTGAAGCAAGTTGAGTTGTGTCAGCCAGGACTTTAGTCTGCATGATCCGACGGCCGGCTGAATCTACCGCGGCCAGAAGGTGGGGACGCGGGAAAACGCCATTGTTAGCGATGCCGGCGTAGGTGACACAAAGCTGAAGCGGAGTGGTAAGAATTTCGCCCTGGCCGATGGCGAAGTTCAGGAGTACGCCTGAGGTCCACTTGCCCTTGCCATACTTTGCATCAAGCCAGGCACGGGAAGGGATGTTGCCCGGGTTCTCAGCGGGCAGGTCCACGCCGGTAATCCGGCCGAGTGGCATGCCGGCGCAGAACGAGACCAGACTGTCCAGGCCAAGTGTAAGGCCGAGCTGGTAGAAGTAGATGTTGCAGGAATGAGTGATGGCGCCCGTGAGGTCGAGACTGCCGTGCCGTGCCCAGCACCGGAAAACTCTGTTACCGTACTTGTACGACCCGGTGCACGGTTCAAATCGGGTATGGCCAGTGACTACACCGTGGTGCAGGGCAGCCAAGGCAACTATTGGCTTGGCGACGCTGCCGGGAGGATACCCGGCACAGGTTACGCGGTTGAAAAATGGTTTGTCTTGACCGGCGGTGAACCGAGCCCAGGTTTCGCCGGGAATAGGAGAAAGAAACATGGCCGGGTCAAATACCGGGCGTGACACGAGACACAGTATGGCACCGGTTCGTACGTCCATACCGACGACAGCGCATCGGCGGTAGCCCGCGGTCAGATTCAGACAAAGTTCTTGTAGCCGCTGGTCAATTGTCAGATGCAGGTCAAGGCCAGGAACAGGTTGGACCGGTCGTTTTTCGGCAATTGTTCCGATTTCGCGACCTCGGGCGTCTACTTCAATGTACTCGTAACCGTCGTGGCCCCGGAGCAGACGTTCGTACTGGGCTTCGATACCGTCCCGGCCTATGTAGTCAAGCAGCCGATAGTCTGAGTCAGGTCCGAGGTCCTGTTCGCCCGCCTCTCCTAAGTGACCAAGTACGTGACAGTCGGCCTCGCCTGCCGGATAGCAGCGAATCGGGTCAACGCTGACCCTGACTCCCGGTAGGCGGAAGCTGTTTTCCTCAAGCCGTAGAACCGAGGCAATGTCTAGGTTGCGTCGGACCGTGACCGGTGAAGGCGTCAGGCTGAACGGTCGAACTCTGGACTGGAGTTCACTGAGTGGAATACCGAGAAGCCGGGAGAGCAAGAGCAGGGTGGTACTGTCCATTTCAGTGGGTATGACCGAGACCGTGAATGAGGGCCGAGTATCGGCCAGGAGTTGGCCCCGACAGTCGAAGATGCGGCCGCGCGGGGCAGAAAGCACGACTCGGCGCACATGATTGCGTTCGCTCAGGCGCGCGTACCGTGAGCCCTGAACAAGCTGGAGTTGAGCCAGGCGCAGCGTGAGAATTCCAAATAGGCCGGCGAGTACAAACGAAAGCTGTTTGTGCCGGTTTATTCCAGGCATGATCAAGTGTGAGTCTGCGGACGGGCTGGGCAGTTCATGTGGCCCTTGTCTGCAGGAGCCGGGAGCCGAGCCAGTCGGCCGGTAACACAAGCAGCAGAGTCAGTCCACCGGACACGGCAAGCGGAGTTGGTGCGGGCAACTCGGCTCCGACAAGAAACCGAAGACCATGCCGAGCCACAAGGCCGACGAGCACGAGCAACACCAGATGCCAGCGGCTGCGATAGAGAAGTGCGTGGACTGAAGCGACGCCGTAGGTCAGCGCAGTATAGATGGCTACATTGACGCCGAGACTGGCGGGCACCGAAAGGTCAAGACACAGGCCGGCCAGGAATGCCAGCGCCGTTGCCGCGAGTCTCGTTTCGTGAAGGGCAATGATAAATAGAGATAGCAATACGAGGTCGGGTCCAAACGGGCCGAGGCTAGTCTGGACCAAGCACAGGACGTACTCAATAAGGCATATGAGCAATAGTCTCATCTTTCTTCGACTGACGGCGGGACTTGGACTTCGGCCGGAGCAAGGTTGTCAAGCCAGGGGTCGGTCCAGAGGGATTCGGGCGGCAGGGACAGGCAGAACACGAATGCCTGTTCAAGTTTCGCGATATCGGCGAGGGGTAGAACCGTCACCGACTTGAACAGTTCGGTCGGTCGGTCCTCGGCTTTCTCTACGACGCCCACGACCAGGCCGTGTGGAAACACTTGGCCGGTGCCAGCGGTGACAATGGTGTCGCCCGGAAGGAAGGCCGAGCCTTTGACCGCATAGTCCAAGGTGAGTCTGGTTCCGGCGCCGCGACAGAGTGCTGGCACCCGGGAGCGGGCGCTGATTACCGAAACCCTCGATTCGGGCTCGAGGATGGTCTGGATCAAAGCTTGGTGTTCGCCGGCGGCGACAACTTTGCCGACGACTCCTTCAGGTGCCAGCACTGGTGCGGCCGGAAACACGCCATGAGTTCGGCCTCTAGAGACAATGAGCCAACGTGTCATGGTTGCTGGGTCACGCCCGA from candidate division WOR-3 bacterium includes the following:
- a CDS encoding FtsW/RodA/SpoVE family cell cycle protein, translated to MNRIDLRIVLPTILLTAFGMLAIYSTGGIHYLVRQLLFLPVAVAGFLGAYFIPRRYLLGLAEAAYALGLALLALVLFFGTGSGSNRWFMIGPVALQPSEYAKLAAVLMLAKHLSAQRETQFTFRSLLLPVLICLAPALLVLAEPDLSTAILLSLVLAAMLYWNGLSARHILLLYTPLLSFAAGFSLYIWIPLFILLAIVMLRRTSLFRSLIALATSVFFGLLSPLSLRLLREYQVDRIRSFLAPWLDPHGVGWNAIQSRIAIGSGRFLGKGFLRGSQNRLGFLPNRHTDFVFSCIGEEFGFLGSVILLSLFGLLVYRFLLVASSTRDRFDSLLCIGCATVFAGQVFVNIGMLLGLLPITGIALPFTSYGGSSLLLSYIMVGLVLNVRAKPE
- the mrdA gene encoding penicillin-binding protein 2, which produces MPGINRHKQLSFVLAGLFGILTLRLAQLQLVQGSRYARLSERNHVRRVVLSAPRGRIFDCRGQLLADTRPSFTVSVIPTEMDSTTLLLLSRLLGIPLSELQSRVRPFSLTPSPVTVRRNLDIASVLRLEENSFRLPGVRVSVDPIRCYPAGEADCHVLGHLGEAGEQDLGPDSDYRLLDYIGRDGIEAQYERLLRGHDGYEYIEVDARGREIGTIAEKRPVQPVPGLDLHLTIDQRLQELCLNLTAGYRRCAVVGMDVRTGAILCLVSRPVFDPAMFLSPIPGETWARFTAGQDKPFFNRVTCAGYPPGSVAKPIVALAALHHGVVTGHTRFEPCTGSYKYGNRVFRCWARHGSLDLTGAITHSCNIYFYQLGLTLGLDSLVSFCAGMPLGRITGVDLPAENPGNIPSRAWLDAKYGKGKWTSGVLLNFAIGQGEILTTPLQLCVTYAGIANNGVFPRPHLLAAVDSAGRRIMQTKVLADTTQLASNDLKLVKRALERVVTYGTARTAQLKEIPIAGKTGTAQNPGADHAWFVGYAPADDPQVVFAVLVENAGHGGTVAAPIASRLIQASLDSDASADNESD
- the mreD gene encoding rod shape-determining protein MreD, encoding MRLLLICLIEYVLCLVQTSLGPFGPDLVLLSLFIIALHETRLAATALAFLAGLCLDLSVPASLGVNVAIYTALTYGVASVHALLYRSRWHLVLLVLVGLVARHGLRFLVGAELPAPTPLAVSGGLTLLLVLPADWLGSRLLQTRAT
- the mreC gene encoding rod shape-determining protein MreC, yielding GRDPATMTRWLIVSRGRTHGVFPAAPVLAPEGVVGKVVAAGEHQALIQTILEPESRVSVISARSRVPALCRGAGTRLTLDYAVKGSAFLPGDTIVTAGTGQVFPHGLVVGVVEKAEDRPTELFKSVTVLPLADIAKLEQAFVFCLSLPPESLWTDPWLDNLAPAEVQVPPSVEER